A single Arcobacter sp. FWKO B DNA region contains:
- the dxs gene encoding 1-deoxy-D-xylulose-5-phosphate synthase, translating into MNIKSKSTKELEQIAQDIRNRIIEVVSCNGGHFSSTLGAVELTLGMHYVFDVKQDPFIFDVSHQCYPHKLLTNRWDEFSTLRQFGGLSGFTKPKESEADYFVAGHSSTSISLAVGAAKAIKLKGESRVPVVMIGDGSMTSGMIYEALNELGDRKYPVVIILNDNEMSIAKPIGAISKHLSKMLAGKTYQGFKEKVDNFLKKNFPDGTTYLAKRFEESIKLITPGLLFEEMGIDYIGPIDGHNIEEIIDTLDIAKNMGKPVIVHAKTTKGKGYSKAEGCHEHWHGVGPFDAESGEFIKKATAKSATAVFSDKLLDMAKKYENIVGVTAAMPSGTGIDKLISEFPSRFWDVAIAEQHAVTSMAAMAKEGFKPFITIYSTFLQRGFDQIVHDVCLMNLPVVFAIDRAGIVGNDGETHQGVYDISYLRFIPNMVLIAPRDTASLEYALEFGYKCKSPCAIRYPRGAYETLEYDATPFELAVSELLKDGKDDILFIGYGTGVAKAINTAKLIDKDIAILDLKFVKPLDIKMLEKLSLEYKKWYVFSDSQAQGGVGSAILEFLSQKQITDIKLKTFEYDDIFIQHGDTKDVERDLGVTPEQLARLVISKS; encoded by the coding sequence GATATAAGGAATAGGATTATAGAAGTAGTAAGCTGTAATGGCGGACACTTTAGTTCTACTCTTGGTGCAGTAGAGCTTACTCTAGGAATGCATTATGTTTTTGATGTAAAACAAGATCCTTTTATTTTTGATGTAAGTCATCAATGCTATCCACATAAACTTCTTACCAATAGATGGGATGAGTTTAGCACCTTAAGACAATTTGGTGGACTTAGTGGATTTACCAAACCAAAAGAGAGCGAAGCTGATTATTTTGTAGCTGGACATAGCTCAACATCTATATCACTAGCAGTTGGTGCTGCAAAAGCTATCAAACTCAAAGGTGAGTCAAGAGTTCCAGTAGTGATGATAGGTGATGGTAGTATGACTTCTGGGATGATTTATGAAGCATTAAATGAGCTAGGAGATAGAAAATATCCAGTTGTTATTATACTTAATGACAATGAAATGAGTATAGCAAAGCCAATAGGTGCTATAAGTAAACACCTAAGCAAAATGTTAGCAGGCAAAACATATCAAGGATTTAAAGAAAAAGTTGATAATTTCCTAAAAAAGAATTTTCCAGATGGTACTACATATCTAGCAAAAAGGTTTGAAGAGAGTATTAAACTAATTACTCCTGGATTACTTTTTGAAGAAATGGGAATAGATTATATTGGACCAATAGATGGACATAATATTGAAGAAATTATAGATACTTTGGATATTGCAAAAAATATGGGTAAACCTGTAATAGTACACGCCAAAACCACAAAAGGAAAAGGTTATTCAAAAGCTGAAGGATGTCATGAACACTGGCATGGTGTAGGACCTTTTGATGCTGAAAGTGGAGAGTTTATTAAAAAAGCAACTGCAAAAAGTGCTACAGCAGTTTTTAGTGATAAACTTTTAGATATGGCAAAAAAATATGAAAATATAGTAGGAGTTACTGCAGCTATGCCAAGTGGAACAGGAATAGACAAACTTATTTCTGAATTTCCATCAAGATTTTGGGATGTGGCAATAGCAGAACAACACGCAGTTACTTCTATGGCAGCGATGGCAAAAGAGGGATTTAAGCCTTTTATTACTATTTATTCTACTTTTTTACAAAGAGGGTTTGACCAAATAGTACATGATGTGTGCTTGATGAATTTACCAGTAGTATTTGCTATTGATCGTGCTGGAATAGTTGGAAATGATGGAGAAACTCATCAAGGAGTGTATGATATCTCATATCTTAGATTTATACCAAATATGGTTTTAATTGCTCCAAGAGATACTGCAAGCTTGGAATATGCACTTGAGTTTGGATATAAGTGTAAAAGTCCATGTGCAATAAGATATCCAAGAGGTGCTTATGAGACACTAGAGTATGATGCAACTCCTTTTGAATTAGCTGTAAGTGAACTTTTAAAAGATGGTAAAGATGATATTTTATTTATAGGATATGGTACAGGTGTAGCAAAAGCTATAAATACAGCCAAACTAATAGATAAAGACATAGCAATACTTGATTTAAAATTTGTCAAACCATTAGATATCAAAATGTTAGAAAAGCTATCATTAGAGTATAAAAAATGGTATGTATTTAGTGATTCACAAGCACAAGGTGGTGTAGGAAGTGCTATATTAGAGTTTTTAAGTCAAAAACAAATAACAGATATTAAACTAAAAACTTTTGAATACGATGATA